TTACTATTCTACCCTTGATTACAAACTCGCTCGCTTATCTTGCAAAAACCGGCTCCTCCGTAATTGTATCAAGAAACGGCTTTCTTGATCTACAAACCGCCAGCCGATAACTAAACTCCGGCACCTCCACCACCAATCTCGGCTgttccaccaccacctcctccttcaCTCCACCACCAACCGTAGTCATCTCCGGAGATATCCTCCCCGAAATCCGCTTACTCGCACTATTACCCGCCATCCAAAAAGCCGCCATATCCGCCGGAGTAACCATGGAATTCACCCTCCTCATCGGAAACAAGATATAAATATTCCcggcctccaaatcttcatcagcGGAAAGCGGCGAAAAACGACGATTGATGTTCAACGACCGGGAGTTGACTAAGAAGAAGTTTGGACACTCAAGCATGATCTCCGCAGCCTTGATCGAGTCACGAAACTGTCGGATCTCGCCGGCCGGAAATATAACTCTTGCTGCCTTGTTGCTTTTCATTATAGGGGAGATCATGAGGCTGCATGCTGATGCGTAGTTTCCCATTTCTTTAGCTTTCTTTTTGGGTGTTGTCGCAAGTTTATGAAAGATCAGTACACAGGATCCGGTGTATTTATGTTGAATGATCAAGTAAGATTCGATGTATTAGTGTTGATGCGATCGATTAgagatatataaatatatgtgtaTACAGAATTGCGCGTGATGGAGTAACTGCATAGGAAAAGGGAAGGAAGGTGGGGATTGATTATTTGACATGAGGGAGTTTGAGTTATGGTCTACATTTGGTGGTGTGGGGCTAATTCTGGAATAAATTAATTGGTCAAAGTTTAGgggaaagtgtgtgtgtgtgtgaattgtGAAATGGTCAATCACTCGATCTATAATCTTGCTTAAGCGCTTTCGTTCATTTAAGATCTAAGATGTTTTATTTTTCAAATGGATGAAAGAGTTATATTatacaattttataaaatataaatcgtTACGAATCATTTTTAAAAGAGACCTTATAGAACTGAAAAGTTGGGATGTATCATTAAGAGGGTATGCAATAAATAATTACTAAATATATAATAAAGTTTgtaagaaaaacatgaaagtgTCAAGAAGCATTCTATATGAAAATGACGAAATCCTGCCAAAATTGATAAAAAGTCTTTCTTGACTTATGCATAAAAAACTACATTCCACATCCGCATGGACCGAAACAAGTTTCCGAAAACTTgcgaaaaaaaatataataaattatgtCATTTGTTATCTTTTTAAGATTAAAATTATAAGATTGCTCAGTATCGGCATCCGTTACTACGGTACTACATCAGAATGAAGAAAAGAAGATGTCCTCAACGTCGTTGTGTGGATGGTGTTATGAACACGTCGTCATAAAgccaaagaaaaaagaaaaacataGAAGGAGAGAAACAGATGTTACCAAACGCGTTACAAGTCATTCTCATGGTAACAAGAGATAACATAACGTCGGTCAATGGCAATGTTTATCTCATTACCATGGTGTTATTTACCCTCCAACTCAGCAATAATGGGGCAAAACAGCCTCATACTAAGCAACCTAAAATTACGTCTAAAACGagttttattatattaaaagtaaaatatattatatttgttttaaataaaaataatttattcatataatttaaattatataaattatgtatttatttatttttttatatttatatttggtTATCCAAATAAATATGattcaaattaataaaatgatTTATCTTAAATCATATTAATTGAATCACTAAAACTCTTCGAACTTTCTATTGATTAAGCACCACATTAGTCAAGTAACTGAGTTTAAATCTTTAGCCCTTCAACCTTCAAAATAGAGTATGCTTTATTCTCcctaatattttaaattttgatgtaatttatataaatgtaCTTTCTTATGTTTTAACATTGATCAAATAAGTTATTTATAAACTAAATTAATCAtaacaatatttaaaaaataatacataatcaaaaatttaatttatttttattcacaTGTAACCCTAAAGGCAGATAGTATTGAGATGATACaattataaaatttatttatttaaattagttaaccataagcttaggtactaaccTATAAACTTATATCCTTTTAACTTAGTAAATATATCCGGTTCGGTTTTCGCTTGGTAAATATATCATCCCCATAACATTTATTTCCTCCATTATCATTTAACTATCTTTGATTTCTTTCCTCCATTATCGTTTATTATCTCACCCCATTAAAATTTACTGTTTTCCACCATCACGAAGGTCGAAGATAATCAATATTTTTGGATCCTCATtaaaatttgtaacatcccaagttcaggagtgcaagttcagggtttaaagtgtaaatgtgaaagggcaactcggcgagtccatgggtggattcggcgagtagggtcgcgattctggtcgcgtgtttagtggccaactcggcgagtcggtggctggactcggcgagttggtgctgagtggagaaaaccctaattcgggggttgagccctatataaagaacatgatgtcctttcccccagcctctttaccttccccttgagttccagaagccctagaTTCGTGTGAGCTTTCCTTGTGAGAGATTGGAGCCTTTGTGGAAGGAATCTTGGGGAGAAATCGAAGAGCAAGAAGGttagagcaaggggctttgcagagattTAGCTTATTCTTCGgttggagctttcatttgaggtaataatctgctgattgagcttttgtgcatctagatctctcatttgtggggtttttggggcataaatgaggtccatattaagtttggtgtaagatctgaggtttacctcagatctaggttgttatTAATCtagaaagccataaagtctatgcacAAGAGTTGTGGGTGAAgtccttttgtcccaaaccctagcccttgagtgtaaaatgcttagatctacttggattcacgtaaagtttgccactttgcGTGATGGAtaggttgtagaagggtagatctatggtttggttcatctgcatggcctggaaagcttctgtatggacTAAGATctaagggtactcggcgagtcacaaaggtgtactcggcgagttgcttgaatatgggcaggaactcggcgagttggaagaacaactcggcgagttggttgaagatagccttggactcggcgagtctgttcttggactcggagagtctggtcgtgaggtcctaaccttcttctggttgagccatgaatcGGCGAGTctagggaggactcggtgagttgagtgcgaggagACTGAGAGTTgtgtgactcagcgagtctcggggtgactcggtgagttgagtcgcggattgggaaagttctgagcatggggactcgacgagtcatcgggttgactcggcgagtagagtcagtcaggaggttgactttgactttgaccaagggttgaccagttgacttccagggtcattttggtaattgttgccatttgttttgagttcaatgttggtgttggctagtggtggagatcgtatcagtggtcggagcatcttggtcttatctttcagtcggcagttgcgaggtgagttatcctcactatatcaacagggtctaaggcaccaagaccggccctttatcggattatGATCCGGGTagcgttgttatgttattgctttgctatgtttgcatcctggtagttaggatggtattatgttagagacctggttaaggtcggtatcctggtatataggatgatgctatgttagtgaccggttaggtcggtatcctggttaggatgatgttatgttatgtgatctgctagatcggcttgattgaatgtgaattgttatatgattgaatgtttatgtgcacatggttgttgactggggttgggttgaggcgggtcctgctttgtgctgtagaccAATATACCCAAggtggaccggttgtcccgaagacccagcgagcggtccggataggctgtaggcccaagagggcggaccagacatgccgaggctcggagagtggaccaggccgactgaaggcccagtgcgggcggaccagtcatactgtagactcagagagtggaccaatggattgaaggcccagtgcgggcggaccaatcacactgtagactcgatatgtatggctagactcggagggtggaccaggtggactgaaggtcggtgcggcggaccagtcacacagtaaacccgaagtgcatggctgttctgtgttctgttatgatatggcatgttgtgcgtgtatggtatatgtggttggtattttgggggtatctcactaagctttcgggcttacagttgtggtttaatgtttttcaggttcttcaggagaccgtggcaaggcaaaggcgtgatcgtaccgctcctcatgattttgttttataatgtggttctgggaagactctgataataattgtattgaaaacctctttgtaataactttatgaaactgggttgttttcgaaaagtttaaattgattgAAAATTTTAGAGCGTTACAAAATTATTGCTCCAATCCTAAATTTGTAGCTTCAAATGTTAATCCTAAATCTCCTAATCACAATTTTTTTAACTAATAAAACAATATAGTTTTATAAGATTCAGTACCTAAACAATTGTTTGTATCATCACAGTAGCCATTGAAATGATGTGGTTTTAACATGTGTTTAACTTATCATATATCTAAAATAATTACAATGTTTTATGTTAATAtagtataaaaattattatttcatagtTAATTATTAGAACGAAATAATAATCTTTAATAGTATATATTTGTTAGTATTTTAATTATATGGTTGTATCTATGCATCGTGAGTATATAACAAATTATGCAAATAGTGTTTGGAATTCATTAAAACCCCACGAACTAATGTTATATTAATAAAGTATACATGCAGTGATACAGATACAGTGTATGAACAGGCGAGGAGACAACAAAAAGTGGGCTGTGTGCATTAACATATAGTGCTTCAAGTATCACTTCATTGCCGGCATTGCACGATGCTTGTTTCCTGCTAGAGAAGACAAAAAGAGAGAGTTGCAACTTGCATACCCATATTTACTAATCTGTATAGACAATATCATTACAAAACTTTCCTTATATATTATGCATCCATCATCATTAGTTCATTACAAAACTATTTAACTTCTAGtttagtttattaaaaaaaactacaaaatcGAATTTGAGGAGATGAGCTATATATATAGTAAACAGGTAAGGGAAGGAGTTTTTCAATCACCATGCATATTTGTAATTTCGTTGCAAACTAATTAACTAATGCATTTATACAATATTACAAAATAAAAACAAGTTGTTTGAAAGAAGAATTATAATTTCTAAATATTATAGTATGATGTAATTTGCTACAACACAACCATTAAATTTTGAGCAAATTAATTTGTTTATTCTTGCATGTATTTTAGTTCGTGATTTTTACATTTATCATTTATAATGGAGGTTTATATGAAAATTCCAATATAATGATTAAAgtaaagttttcaaaattttaaaaggaTATATTGTGCCGTTTAGAGTTTAAATGTTTAATACACTCTTGACTTGGTAGCATGGCCCGTTTCACACATACAAGACGTGTAGAAGATACGGAAAGACCGACTCATCAAGGAAAGCGATTTGAATATCACTAGCTactatttatttgtttttactaaaaaaatattgttttactTGTTTATTGGaacgtattttttttttaaaaatatatgttttttcaaGTACAGTAATATTGCGACCTTAATACCTCAAAAATGATGACGTGACATCGATTTTATTTGGTTTTTTCAATGATTACAgtaatataacttttttttttatcttcattcattttaattatacatacttTTTTTTATGCAGGTTGCTATCTTTAGCATTTGGTAGCAACAAGACAATGCTGAGTGGGATTTTTCATTTTAGAAAAGTAGGTGTAAATGTGAACGGCGTTTCTTCTAGAGTGTATGGTCTTTGACTATACTTGTCAAAGTAAAGTAGTAAAGTAGTCACCCAAAGTGATGTCTAATAACCAGTAACAAATGTAGAATTTTGATCGATATGTTTGATTATAAcatttataaattaatatataatGATAGTAACTTTATAGAATTAGTAAGTCGTTgtgaaattatatatttttattagtaTACAAAACATATTCTGGTAAAATATAAATCGGTCTATGATATCAATAATTTGAGTCTTTTCAAGCAGTTTAAGATGATGTTTTACTTTTTTGCCCATTTTAAGTTTAAGGCTTTAAAAAGTTAATGGGCTCACCTACCATTTTCCTCAACTAACAAGGtcaaatttttaattattttatacgTAAGTAGTTATATCTCAGTTGATGAAGAAAAAGTAGTGATTTGGAATAGTAATTAAACAAAAATGTTGTTTCTTTCTTGGACTAAATGAACAGTTTAAATGATGAAAGCAAATGACCATTTTACTGTTATGTTTAAAATGGATCCCAAGTGAAAAATGATTGTTTGTTCTTTCTTATCGAAAAAAAGTCTACTAATTATAGTAGAGCGCTTTCAATATTTTCCTATAATTAGGCCATCATACTTTAAATATTTTACTCAAATGATTTTATTTGGATAAAATTGCTAAATTTGGGAATATTTTTGGAAGTACTAAGTGGTAACAGGAAAAtcaaaagtaggatgctatactATAGTACACAAACTACATTTTTATTTCTTGCATTGAATTTACTCTAAGGAAAAAACAAACCCAATTGTAAAATATGGAAGATAAATGGACGAATTGGCGCCTTTATTAGAAGTTTAAAACATGATTTCTGTGTTCTGTATTCATAATTATAtggaaaaaaaacaaatatagttACAGGATCCTCGGGAAAAGAATTGAACATGTTCTTGGTAGAACATTAGTAATTTAGTGTAGTAGATTCAGTAAACGAATTCAGAAGTACCCTTTGAGTTTGGATCTTCATTAATCTCCTTTGCTTCACCAACTCCTTGGCTCTTTTTATACGCTCAAATCACACAAAGGAATTAGGGAAAAAGAAACGTGAGTCGCTTTTGTGTGGTTTGATGCAAAAACAgcaacacattttcattcatttgtttATTGTAGCATACTTCAATTTTACAATTTAAAGTATAGTGAcctaatattgaaataaataaaagtataatgTATGTTATGTAGGTTAGGTAGAAGAGCATTCTAATCTTACTCAAAAGTCAAAAGGTCATCCAATATGTATGAGCAATTATCCTTCAAGAAGTACAACTAGCATAGATGTGCAAACTTGTATTCGATAACAAAAGAGTTAATCTAATTGATATACAAACCTATCATCAAGCCTCACTCAGCCATCAGAAACAAATAATAATGTATGTTAATGTTACCATAACATCTTTTGAAATGCATGTATGTTTCATTTTAACCTTCAAacccaccttcttcttcttcttcttctggtgGCCACCACCTGGGACGAGGTAAACTCAAGCCCCTCCGCATTGCAGTCTCCAGAAGGTCATCATCCCCATCCGCCTCAACACCACATTTTCCCTGCTGCCCCACCAGTATCTTCCAAGCACGATTCAGAATATCTGTAAATACGTCTTCATGCTTTTCTATATTATTTTTCTCTTTCCCTTTCATTGAAAATGGCAATTGTCGTTTTCCATTGCAATCCAAGTTTAAGCTCGTTTTGCCTTCTGTCACGACTTCTTCTTGTTCTTCTCTCACGGGCATTTCTACAAACACTTTAGGTACAGTCTCCTTCAGCATCTTAAGAGCTTCTGCAACACAACCTTCAGCATTAGTTTCCCCAACGGCATATTCCGTTCCAATCTCTTCAGTATTAGTATTGTGCCCATCAACCATCACTGTATCGTTATCTTCGACTTCGAGAGccctaaccctaaccctatgCCTATTTTCCAAAAACTCTAGATTATCCGAGTCGGTGGTTAAATCAACCATCCGCTCACAACTATCATCCAACATCATCGTCTCGCTGTTTCCAACTCCACCGCTTCCAGTTTCCAGGTCAACAACTGCAGTCACCTGACCGTCGTTGCTGGAGTTCTGAGATGAAAAGTGGTGTTCTGGAGGAGTTTGGTAATCATCAGAGCTTTCCGGCATAGATACGATTATTATTCCAGTGGCCTGTTCCGACGCCTCGTCCGGTGATGAAGACAACTGCACGTCGCCTGAAAACACCTCTGATTCGCGTGAGAAATGGCAAGACTGTAACTCCTCCTCCTGAGAGCCCGTGCTAGGTATGATGAGCGCAGCAAGGTCCGCGTCGCCGGCGTTCCCCATTGCCAATTAGCTTCCTTCCTATATGCTTAATGCTTTGGGTGGCCGTGGGTGAGAAACTACAAACAATTTCGTTCTTTGTTTTCAATATTGCAATTCCCGTGATTCTCTCTGCTTTTCCCGCCATCAGAGGTTATAAAACTAAATATTTTCGTCTTAGGCCCCTGTATTTCTGAAACATTTCACATCCATGGTTAACTATTAATGTTTTATTCACTTTAGTCATTTGGTGCATTTACTTAGCAAATCGGCTTTATGATTAGATAAATGTGATTGTAcgattatttatatttaattgaaAAAGGTGAAAACCACCAATGATTGGACATAAAAATATGCACAGTATATTTACACACACATGTCCTATCATTAAGAGTTTTTTAACAACACTCGTTATAGAAATAGAATGTTGTTGCAACATATCACAATTTGTTATGTTATAATACATTGGATAGTATGTAACTATATGTTATCACTAATTCTTGAAGTTTTTAAACTTATGAATGGTCAATTGATGGATGAAGATGTATTTTTCATATGTTAAACTTATAATTTATCATTTTTGTAAGATCTTAGGATCCCGCTCTAATGATCACGATCCTCTACATCCGAAAACAATCATATATAGAATGAAAAGACCTCAAAGCCCTTTTAAAATCAATATCATTCTATCAGTATGAAGTACCGAATACAATCTAATTGTGTTCACATTCAGCTCGTTTACCACATGTAATGAAAACAAAACATGACATCTAGCAGGAAAAAAAAACTTCGATATATCAACAATCAAAAAACCATGACTACCGTGTATGTGGTTTGATGCAATATGGCATGTTCTGTTTTCAAGCTCAATTGACAAATAttgagggggtgtttggcttagcttttcacagcaaaagtcctttttggaaaagaaaaaaaagcaaaagatgtttgtcaaactagttttaaaagtcacttttgaagtttttacataaggaaaaagagttttttgGAAAAATCAGGAAATCccgactttttgtaacttttccaaaaaggacttttgaggtttgaaaagctaagccaaacaccccctgagGCTGGATTTAAGTGAAAGGTAAAAAAATTGAAGTCTATAAGTTAGATTATTAAACTAAAGCGTGGATTAATTTTCTAGAATTTACACTTTTAAGATTATGTCATTAGAATTTACACTTTTAGACACTGCAGACCAAATTAGAAAAATGGGATCAGATCCTTATACAATCTTAAGATGATCCTACAAATCTTAAATGCTAGGCAACCCTAAATAGTATAATAACATCAATCAAAAGGAGACTTCTTATCACAAGATTATAAGCAAAATGGCAACACTGAAACACAACATAACTTAATGACAATAGCATTGGAAAATCAGATCATTAACATATAAAACTAAGCACAACAATAGCATTTAATTCATGATGCCTATAAATTTTGTACACACCAACTCAATTGTCTACTTAGTATGCAACTTCTTTACATATAAATTTGTAAAGCAACTGCAATATGAGGCTATGTAAATCGAGTCAACCAATATTATTAAACAAATACCACAA
The genomic region above belongs to Lactuca sativa cultivar Salinas chromosome 4, Lsat_Salinas_v11, whole genome shotgun sequence and contains:
- the LOC111882046 gene encoding uncharacterized protein LOC111882046 — encoded protein: MGNYASACSLMISPIMKSNKAARVIFPAGEIRQFRDSIKAAEIMLECPNFFLVNSRSLNINRRFSPLSADEDLEAGNIYILFPMRRVNSMVTPADMAAFWMAGNSASKRISGRISPEMTTVGGGVKEEVVVEQPRLVVEVPEFSYRLAVCRSRKPFLDTITEEPVFAR